In Tripterygium wilfordii isolate XIE 37 chromosome 23, ASM1340144v1, whole genome shotgun sequence, one genomic interval encodes:
- the LOC119993091 gene encoding protein arginine N-methyltransferase 1.1-like, translated as MGRRKNNNSSSTSQTFNDSHQQQHRRFEDADEDLTTESSNLQDSVVMSDKAMEDDLMCVPEDVSSMDADDGKTSADYYFDSYSHFGIHEEMLKDVVRTKTYQNVVYQNKFLFKDKVVLDVGAGTGILSLFCAKAGAAHVYAVECSQMADMAKEIVETNGFSNVVTVLKGKIEEIDLPIAKVDIIVSEWMGYFLLFENMLNTVLYARDKWLVNDGVILPDKASLYLTAIEDAEYKEDKIEFWNNVYGFNMSCIKRQAMTEPLVDTVDQNQIVTNCQLLKTMDISKMVPGDASFTAPFKLVAERDDYIHALVAYFDVSFTKCHKLMGFSTGPRSRSTHWKQTVLYLEDVLTICEGEALTGSMTVAPNKKNPRDVDIMLKYSLNGRRCSISRSQYYKMR; from the exons ATGGGTCGACGAAAGAACAACAACAGTAGCAGCACCAGTCAGACTTTCAACGACTCGCATCAACAACAACACCGCCGCTTCGAGGACGCGGACGAAGATTTGACCACGGAGAGCTCAAATCTCCAGGACTCTGTGGTAATGAGCGACAAAGCCATGGAGGACGATTTAATGTGTGTGCCTGAAGATGTGTCCTCTATGGATGCCGATGATGGCAAGACGAGCGCTGACTATTACTTCGATTCCTATTCTCACTTTG GTATTCATGAA GAAATGTTGAAAGATGTCGTGAGAACTAAGACATATCAAAACGTAGTTTATCAGAATAAATTTCTATTCAAGGACAAAGTAGTTCTAGATGTTGGAGCTGGGACAGGAATTTTGTCCTTATTTTGTGCCAAAGCAGGGGCAGCACATGTTTATGCT GTTGAATGCTCCCAAATGGCTGACATGGCGAAAGAAATTGTTGAAACAAATGGATTTTCTAATG TTGTAACAGTTTTGAAGGGAAAGATAGAAGAGATTGACCTACCAATAGCCAAAGTGGATATAATTGTTTCAGAGTGGATGggatattttttgttgtttgagaATATGTTAAACACGGTCCTCTATGCTCGGGATAAATGGCTT GTCAATGATGGAGTTATACTACCAGATAAAGCTTCCCTGTATTTGACAGCCATTGAGGATGCAGAGTACAAAGAAGACAAAATTGAAT TTTGGAATAATGTATATGGCTTTAATATGAGCTGCATCAAGAGGCAAGCCATGACAGAGCCCCTGGTTGACACAGTTGACCAGAATCAAATCGTTACAAACTGCCAACTGCTCAAG ACAATGGACATCTCTAAGATGGTTCCCGGTGATGCTTCATTCACAGCTCCCTTTAAGCTCGTAGCAGAACGTGATGACTACATCCATGCTCTGGTGGCTTACTTTGATGTATCGTTTACCAAGTGTCATAAGTTGATGGGTTTCTCTACAG GGCCAAGATCTCGCTCCACGCATTGGAAGCAAACCGTCCTTTACCTGGAAGATGTGCTAACCATATGTGAAGGGGAAGCATTGACGGGTAGCATGACCGTGGCACCAAACAAGAAGAATCCCCGTGATGTTGATATAATGCTCAAGTATTCATTGAATGGCCGTCGTTGCTCGATCTCCAGAAGCCAATATTATAAGATGCGCTGA